CGCCGCCCAGCTCGCCACGCGCTCGGTCCCGCCCTCGACGATGTCGCTGCTCGGCCTGGTCCGCCACCTCGCCGAGGTCGAGCGCGACTGGCGCAACTGGATCACCACGGGCCCGCCGGCTGACGGCCTGTACGGCGAGCCGGACGGCGACTTCCTCGGCGCCGTCGGCGACGACGCCGTCGTCGAGGCCACCTGGGCCGACCTCGCGCGCGAGCAGGCGGCGACCGACGCCGTCCTGGCACCCGTCGCGGACCTGTCGTCGACGCTGGGGCGCTCACAGGTCGTCGTACGGGACCTGATGGTGCACCGGATCGAGGAGTACGCGCGGCACTGCGGCCACGCCGACCTGCTGCGGGAGTGCGTCGACGGGCGGGTGCGTCAGTAGACCCGAGGGGCACGTTATGTCAGGTCTGCAGCCGGAACAGCTCCACGAGGTCACCGGAGGGGCCCGCCGCGGCACCCGGCTGCCGCCCGGTTCGCTCACGATGCCGCTGACGCAACCGGCACCGGTCGGCGGGGCTCAGGGAGGTCGCTCGGGCACCCGAGCCGGCGGCGGCCTGACCGAACCGACCCAGGGGAGCTCTCTCCAGGCAGGTCCGATCTTCACTGTCTGACATAATGTCACTTATCGGCGCATTCCTACGTGCCTCGCGCGTGGGTTCTCCAGGGGTTCCGGACGAGGCAGACTCGCTGCGTGCTCTGGACCTGGTCGCGCCTGCGGTCGACCGTCGTCGCGCTGGAGCTGCCCGAGGATCAGTTCGTCGTCGGCCTCTCCGGCGCGATGCTCGCCAACGACACGGTCGAGACGACCGCCGAGGTCGAGCTGCTCGCCACGGACGTCCTGTACGACGAGCTGGCACGCGAAGGCTGGCGGCGACGCACGGCGGACGGCGCGCTGTGCTGCCCGGGCGAACCCGGGCTGGTCGTTCGTGGCGGTGAGGTGAGCACCGCCTACCTCGCGCCCGTCGACGCCCTGGTCGCCGAGGCCTGGCGCCAGGACGACATCGCCGTCGTCTCGATGCTGCAGGTCGCGCGGGCCGCCGTCCAGGAGTTCCTGGCACGAGCGGTCGAGTCCGGCGAGCCCCGGCCCGGCAGGTCGACCTGGACGTGGCGTCGGCTCACGGTCGCGCTGGCACGCCTGGAGCTTCCCCGTGACCACCATGTCGTCGGGCTGGCCGGTGCGTTGCTGGCCAACGGGTCGCTGAGCGACGTCGACGACGTCGAGCTGCTGGTGACCGGCGAGCTGTACGACGAGCTCTGCCGGCGCGGGTGGCCCCGCAGCACCGACGGCGTCCTGACATGTCCGACCGAGGACGACCTCGCGGCGCGCACCGACGACGTGAGCGACACCTACCGGGCCGTCGTGGCCGAGCTGGTGGCCGACGCGTGGGTCCGCGACGACGTACCGCTGGTCTCGATGGTCCGGGTGCGCCCCGAGTCCGTGGACGCGCTGCTCAGGCCGGGGCGCTGAGCTCCTTGCGCACGACGACGCTGGTGCCGGTCACGACGCACATCGGCGGTACGTCGGCAGCCACCACGGCACCCGCACCGACCACCGAGCCGCGCCCGATCGTCACGCCCGGCGTGACCGTGGCGCCCGCACCGATCCACACGTCGTCCTCGATCACGATCGGCGCGTGCGTGATGAAGTCGAAGCGCTCACCCGGCTCGATCGGGTGCCCGGCGGTGCTCAGGGTGACCCGCGGGCCGATCAGCACGCGGTCACCGATCGTGATGCCGCCGAGGTCGAGGAAGTAGCAGCCCTGGTTGATGAACACACGCTCACCGAAGGTCGCACCGAGACCGTAGTCGCAGAAGAACGGCGGCAGGATCGACAGCGACCCCGGAAGATCACCGCCGAAGATCCGCGACAGCAGCGAACGGCGCTGGTCGAGGTCGTCGAAGGGCAGCGCG
This genomic interval from Nocardioides kongjuensis contains the following:
- a CDS encoding DinB family protein gives rise to the protein MSTPERWTQATVHPDMWLDAADDPREAGGPAAQGERATLEEYLRSYRLTLRLKCDGLDAAQLATRSVPPSTMSLLGLVRHLAEVERDWRNWITTGPPADGLYGEPDGDFLGAVGDDAVVEATWADLAREQAATDAVLAPVADLSSTLGRSQVVVRDLMVHRIEEYARHCGHADLLRECVDGRVRQ
- a CDS encoding DapH/DapD/GlmU-related protein, coding for MRHEQRIPTRTPESRAFAERVKVVMNLTAQLNALPFDDLDQRRSLLSRIFGGDLPGSLSILPPFFCDYGLGATFGERVFINQGCYFLDLGGITIGDRVLIGPRVTLSTAGHPIEPGERFDFITHAPIVIEDDVWIGAGATVTPGVTIGRGSVVGAGAVVAADVPPMCVVTGTSVVVRKELSAPA